From the Marinomonas sp. THO17 genome, one window contains:
- the rapA gene encoding RNA polymerase-associated protein RapA produces MIVEKQAKSFTLHFADAETDRQYSNDQTSLVRRTLTVGDQLHFQDETFTVLEVEEIDGLIEYRVSDDDDWLEESIIQFPRNDKNELDSLLALSPARRMWFDLRRHTLEHQAANAASPVRGLMGLKAELLPHQIYLAHDIASRPKARALLCDEVGMGKTLEAGLILHQRLLNGLCKRVLILTPTNLQHQWLVEMLRRFHQPFSLINESVYEDFMEGDDNPFEQQPFAIAPIDWASQHRHAAQHMLSAEWDMVIVDEAHHLAWHPDTPSMGYQLVARLAAQSESLLLLSATPEQTGEREHFSRLQLIDPDHYHDFDRYLAQQQEFKQAAELAESLLPYSQENHGLAAKDWTAAFAQYLDEVQGKDWFAQLQQSQGATQVSAAQDAINWLIDRHGTGREMFRNTRAAVGGFPDRYLHSYPLENNEFFVSATHHVQPEHEVAHGLWEKDPRWVWLREFLECQADKVLVICHTADMAQWLNDQLTFAGFQSADFHEQMPLIHRDRAAAYFADEDGAQILVCSEIGSEGRNFQFSHHLVMYDLPEHPDLLEQRIGRLDRLGQLNDVQIHVPYLKDSVQERLFHWYHQALNAFCRTTGSGDKVAEAFRESLHAYLHGQDDDRDLLQEAHVYHEALLKQMDEGRNRLLEMSSCRPEQARQLIDQINHQATKGLHHYIEQVTHAFNIYADCQNDDADAAAWFIRPSTDMMLEALPGIEEEGKMLMLDRRQASQREDVAFATWEHPLITMLMDEVQGFDSGKLTSAILPIAALPEGTVLVESMFVIEATAHPRLKLAQSLPMTPMWQLSDAKGKFLHQQFTADKWSEKLKSVPNRVAEQWVAALRKDLIEVLQAHQLNAQDQARPIVHAAKTAYQHRCENEIDRLRELKAYNSLIRDEDIDALENNMQEGLVRIDEHQIRLDAIRIILTTKPE; encoded by the coding sequence ATGATAGTCGAAAAACAAGCCAAATCCTTCACCCTGCACTTTGCTGATGCTGAAACGGACCGTCAATACTCAAACGATCAAACCAGCTTGGTAAGACGCACCTTAACAGTGGGTGACCAACTGCATTTTCAAGACGAAACCTTCACCGTTTTAGAAGTGGAAGAAATCGATGGTTTGATCGAATATCGTGTCAGCGACGACGATGACTGGCTCGAAGAGTCCATAATTCAGTTCCCACGTAATGACAAGAACGAATTGGATTCCTTACTGGCCTTATCCCCAGCCCGGCGCATGTGGTTTGACTTGCGCCGTCATACCCTAGAACACCAAGCCGCCAACGCCGCCTCACCAGTACGCGGTTTAATGGGCCTCAAAGCCGAACTCTTGCCGCACCAAATTTACCTTGCCCATGACATTGCCAGTCGCCCCAAAGCCCGTGCTTTGCTGTGTGACGAAGTAGGCATGGGCAAAACCTTAGAAGCCGGCTTGATTCTGCACCAACGCCTACTCAATGGTTTATGCAAACGGGTTTTGATCCTGACGCCAACCAACCTACAACACCAATGGTTAGTGGAAATGCTGCGTCGTTTTCATCAACCCTTTTCCCTCATCAATGAATCTGTCTACGAAGACTTCATGGAAGGCGACGATAACCCATTTGAGCAACAGCCTTTTGCCATTGCCCCCATTGATTGGGCCAGCCAACACCGCCACGCGGCGCAACACATGCTGTCTGCCGAGTGGGACATGGTGATCGTTGACGAAGCGCACCACCTAGCTTGGCACCCAGACACCCCCAGCATGGGTTATCAACTTGTCGCCCGTTTGGCGGCGCAAAGCGAATCCCTCCTGTTGCTCAGTGCGACCCCCGAACAAACCGGTGAACGCGAGCACTTTTCGCGTTTGCAATTAATTGACCCAGACCACTACCACGACTTTGATCGTTACTTGGCGCAGCAACAAGAATTCAAACAAGCAGCGGAATTGGCAGAAAGTTTATTGCCTTACAGCCAAGAGAATCATGGCCTTGCTGCCAAAGATTGGACAGCAGCATTCGCTCAATACCTAGATGAAGTGCAAGGCAAAGACTGGTTTGCTCAACTGCAACAAAGCCAAGGCGCCACTCAGGTTAGTGCCGCGCAAGACGCCATTAACTGGTTGATCGACCGTCATGGCACGGGCCGCGAAATGTTCCGTAATACCCGCGCTGCGGTAGGCGGTTTCCCCGACCGTTACCTGCACTCCTACCCACTGGAAAACAACGAATTTTTTGTCTCAGCCACACACCATGTGCAACCAGAGCATGAGGTGGCACACGGCCTATGGGAAAAAGACCCGCGTTGGGTCTGGCTGAGAGAATTCCTCGAATGTCAGGCGGACAAAGTCTTAGTCATTTGTCATACCGCTGACATGGCCCAGTGGCTTAACGATCAACTCACCTTTGCTGGCTTCCAAAGTGCCGACTTCCATGAGCAAATGCCACTCATTCACCGTGACCGTGCTGCCGCTTACTTTGCTGACGAAGACGGCGCGCAAATTCTTGTCTGTTCAGAAATTGGCAGTGAGGGTCGTAACTTCCAATTCAGTCATCACTTAGTCATGTACGACTTACCTGAGCACCCTGACCTGCTAGAACAGCGCATTGGTCGTCTGGACCGTTTAGGCCAGCTCAACGACGTACAAATCCACGTACCCTATCTCAAAGACAGCGTACAAGAACGCCTGTTTCACTGGTATCACCAGGCTCTTAATGCCTTCTGTCGCACTACAGGGTCTGGCGATAAGGTGGCGGAAGCCTTCCGCGAAAGCCTACACGCTTACTTGCATGGTCAGGACGATGACAGGGATTTACTTCAAGAAGCCCATGTTTACCATGAAGCCTTGTTGAAGCAGATGGACGAAGGTCGTAACCGCTTGTTGGAAATGAGTTCCTGCCGCCCTGAGCAAGCTCGCCAATTGATTGATCAGATCAATCATCAAGCCACCAAGGGCTTGCACCATTACATTGAGCAAGTAACCCATGCGTTTAACATCTACGCCGATTGCCAAAATGACGATGCTGATGCGGCTGCTTGGTTTATCCGCCCTTCTACCGACATGATGCTCGAAGCCCTGCCTGGCATCGAAGAAGAAGGCAAAATGCTGATGCTGGATCGTCGCCAAGCCAGCCAACGTGAAGACGTGGCCTTTGCCACTTGGGAGCATCCTCTCATCACCATGTTGATGGACGAAGTACAAGGTTTTGACTCAGGCAAACTGACCTCTGCTATCCTGCCCATTGCCGCCTTACCAGAAGGCACAGTGTTGGTCGAAAGCATGTTCGTGATTGAAGCCACCGCACACCCGCGCCTCAAACTGGCTCAGTCATTACCCATGACACCAATGTGGCAATTGTCCGACGCCAAAGGCAAGTTCCTACATCAGCAATTCACCGCTGACAAATGGTCTGAAAAACTGAAAAGCGTGCCCAATCGCGTGGCAGAACAATGGGTTGCCGCCTTGCGAAAAGACCTAATCGAAGTGCTGCAAGCGCACCAATTGAATGCCCAAGATCAAGCGCGCCCTATTGTTCATGCAGCCAAGACGGCCTATCAGCATCGCTGTGAAAACGAAATCGACCGTCTGCGCGAACTCAAAGCCTACAACAGCTTAATTCGTGATGAAGACATCGACGCCTTGGAAAACAACATGCAAGAAGGTTTAGTGCGCATTGATGAACATCAGATTCGCCTAGACGCGATTCGCATCATCTTGACCACCAAACCGGAATAA
- a CDS encoding SinI family restriction endonuclease encodes MIFDKEKAKDIAADHCINDEERALIPSFAEVCSFLSEFPSELSWKTKKNNPIKPDPNTDEGLNILASKYFESYRRSDFPAEPSTVPDEMVSVIMEQAYGYTAEECKRIKLEHQYSMCAENCVGNLLERYINSKLSKSHWNWCCGEFVRAVDFIGRNEKNEWIALQIKNRDNSENSSSSAIRDGTRIQKWYRSFSKDTKKGRPSFTRWDKLPPLMQGYGLNEEDFKKFVTSYIAKEKTKK; translated from the coding sequence TTGATATTTGATAAAGAAAAAGCAAAAGACATAGCAGCAGACCACTGTATCAATGATGAAGAAAGAGCGCTTATTCCTTCATTCGCTGAAGTTTGCAGTTTTCTTTCAGAATTTCCTAGTGAGCTTTCATGGAAAACGAAGAAGAATAACCCAATAAAACCCGATCCAAATACTGATGAAGGGTTAAATATCTTAGCTAGTAAATATTTTGAATCTTACCGTAGGTCCGATTTCCCAGCTGAACCTTCGACCGTTCCTGACGAAATGGTATCCGTAATAATGGAGCAAGCCTATGGTTACACCGCCGAGGAGTGCAAAAGAATTAAGTTAGAGCATCAATACTCTATGTGTGCGGAGAATTGTGTTGGCAATTTACTTGAACGGTATATCAATTCTAAATTGAGCAAAAGTCATTGGAATTGGTGCTGTGGTGAGTTTGTGAGAGCAGTTGATTTTATTGGTAGAAATGAGAAAAACGAATGGATAGCGCTACAAATAAAAAACAGGGATAACTCAGAAAACTCGTCAAGCAGCGCCATTAGAGATGGAACAAGAATTCAAAAATGGTATCGTTCGTTTTCTAAAGACACAAAAAAAGGAAGGCCTAGCTTTACACGTTGGGATAAGTTGCCGCCTCTTATGCAAGGTTATGGTCTAAATGAAGAAGATTTTAAAAAATTTGTGACATCATATATTGCCAAAGAAAAGACTAAAAAATAA
- a CDS encoding YigZ family protein, giving the protein MDYYLSPTHRQRFELEIKNSQFITTVCRTQGRDAAKQCIDEIRNEFPDANHHCWAFVAGAPNNVHLWDQSDDGEPKGTAGKPMLNVLQHSDFGEITVVVTRYFGGIKLGAGGLVRAYSQAVQEALTQTLYENVYPRRPVQLKIAYPLLGKVEYWLEQSDIEVTNKTYSDSIILDLAVIERTWPEQKSALTDLCQGSLTLTELDNA; this is encoded by the coding sequence ATGGATTACTATCTTAGCCCAACACACAGACAACGCTTTGAACTGGAAATCAAAAACAGCCAGTTCATTACCACTGTCTGTCGTACTCAAGGCCGTGACGCAGCGAAACAATGCATAGATGAGATTAGAAACGAATTTCCCGATGCTAATCACCATTGCTGGGCGTTCGTGGCAGGCGCGCCCAATAATGTTCACTTATGGGATCAAAGTGACGACGGCGAACCCAAAGGCACGGCAGGCAAACCCATGTTGAACGTCTTACAGCACTCTGACTTTGGCGAAATCACCGTAGTGGTCACTCGCTATTTTGGCGGCATCAAATTGGGCGCAGGCGGTTTAGTAAGGGCTTACAGTCAAGCCGTACAAGAAGCCTTAACTCAAACCCTATATGAAAATGTTTACCCACGCCGCCCTGTGCAACTAAAAATCGCCTACCCTTTATTGGGCAAGGTAGAATATTGGCTAGAACAGAGCGATATTGAAGTCACCAACAAAACATACAGCGACAGCATCATTCTTGACCTTGCTGTCATTGAACGTACTTGGCCAGAACAAAAGTCCGCCCTAACGGACCTCTGCCAAGGCAGCTTAACCTTAACAGAACTGGACAACGCATAA
- a CDS encoding DNA cytosine methyltransferase produces the protein MSTEITIKEAALQLDISEQRVRTLCRQGDLAARKIGNSWVIDPISLNRYGLKTAHNVAEDHPAYLTNSTKPIALSFFSGAMGLDLGIEKAGFDIRLACEIDKFCRQTIALNKPDIALLTDINDYDAARIRSEAGLNKSDDIDLIVGGPPCQAFSTAGNRKGFNDERGNVFLKYLDLCLELRPKYFVIENVRGLLSCPMEHRPHEQRGKDFPDLSEDELKGGALNFIIKRLEKSGYGYSFNLYNSANFGTPQVRERVIIVCARDGKTPPFLTPTHSENGEYGLPKWNTLKKCLLRINKHDHLTFPEKRLKYYRLLKSGENWKNLPVELQKEAMGKSFYSGGGKTGFLRRLAWDKPSPTLVTHPAMPATDLAHPEEDRPLSIQEYKKIQEFPDSWELAGPLIQQYKQVGNAVPVSLGKAVGTLVLNLLNGFDNAQYEDFKYSRYKNTTNTEWKKEFQKLVDGHNSRAEQGELGFG, from the coding sequence ATGAGTACCGAAATTACCATCAAAGAAGCAGCTCTGCAACTTGATATTAGCGAGCAAAGAGTTAGAACATTGTGCCGCCAAGGAGATTTGGCTGCCAGAAAAATTGGCAATTCTTGGGTGATAGACCCCATTAGCCTGAATAGATATGGACTAAAAACAGCTCACAATGTAGCCGAAGATCACCCAGCATATTTAACAAATAGCACAAAACCTATTGCACTAAGTTTCTTCTCAGGGGCAATGGGGCTTGACTTGGGAATAGAGAAGGCTGGTTTCGACATTCGGCTTGCCTGTGAAATAGATAAGTTTTGTAGGCAAACTATTGCCTTGAATAAACCTGACATTGCTCTTTTAACAGATATCAATGACTACGATGCTGCACGTATTAGGAGTGAAGCCGGATTAAATAAAAGCGATGATATTGATTTGATTGTTGGAGGGCCACCTTGCCAAGCTTTTAGTACAGCAGGTAATAGGAAAGGCTTTAACGATGAGCGTGGTAACGTCTTTTTAAAATATCTGGATTTGTGTCTTGAGTTAAGACCCAAATATTTTGTAATTGAAAATGTTCGAGGACTTTTATCATGCCCAATGGAGCATAGACCTCATGAGCAAAGAGGAAAAGATTTTCCAGACCTTAGCGAAGATGAACTGAAAGGTGGCGCTCTAAACTTCATTATAAAAAGGCTTGAAAAATCTGGATATGGCTATTCATTTAACTTATATAATTCCGCGAACTTTGGAACTCCTCAAGTTAGAGAGCGAGTAATTATTGTCTGCGCTCGTGACGGAAAAACACCGCCATTTCTAACTCCTACGCATTCTGAAAATGGTGAGTATGGTTTGCCAAAATGGAACACTTTGAAGAAATGTCTTTTGAGGATCAATAAACATGATCACCTTACTTTCCCAGAGAAGAGGCTGAAATATTACAGACTGTTGAAGTCCGGCGAAAATTGGAAAAATCTTCCCGTGGAGTTACAAAAAGAAGCCATGGGCAAATCGTTTTACTCTGGTGGAGGAAAGACCGGTTTTCTTAGACGATTGGCATGGGATAAGCCTTCCCCAACGCTGGTCACCCATCCTGCTATGCCTGCAACGGATCTTGCTCATCCAGAAGAAGACAGACCCCTATCCATTCAAGAGTACAAGAAGATACAGGAGTTTCCTGATAGCTGGGAGTTGGCCGGCCCTTTAATTCAGCAATACAAGCAAGTTGGCAATGCCGTGCCGGTCAGCCTGGGCAAGGCTGTTGGAACTTTAGTTTTAAATTTATTGAATGGTTTTGATAATGCACAGTATGAAGATTTTAAATACTCACGTTATAAAAACACTACAAATACCGAATGGAAAAAGGAGTTTCAGAAACTTGTAGATGGGCATAATTCTCGAGCTGAGCAGGGAGAGTTAGGGTTTGGCTAG
- a CDS encoding damage-inducible protein J gives MDTRIQFRVDEETKRLAQTMAESQGRTLSDACRELTEELAEQQRKIMTHDQWLTDEVNAAFNKLEKGQSEFVSHEEANLDMEARKMKIRNKAKK, from the coding sequence ATGGATACTCGCATACAATTTAGAGTGGATGAAGAAACCAAACGCTTGGCTCAGACAATGGCTGAAAGCCAAGGGCGTACTTTAAGTGACGCTTGTAGAGAACTTACTGAAGAACTTGCTGAACAGCAACGCAAAATAATGACACATGACCAGTGGCTTACTGATGAAGTAAATGCTGCGTTTAACAAGTTAGAAAAAGGGCAGAGTGAGTTTGTTAGCCATGAAGAGGCCAACTTGGACATGGAAGCTCGAAAAATGAAAATTAGGAATAAAGCCAAAAAATGA
- a CDS encoding RluA family pseudouridine synthase: MIDDPSLLEILYEDDWFAVINKPANCLSVPGRGPDKQDSILHRAEQTFGQAFAIHRLDEATSGLILVAKTHDCQKRMYAHFREREVKKEYRALLRGRLQGEHGEVRKPLRCDWPNRPRQIVCTDQWSKDAITFWQVLDYQDNTTRVRLTPYTGRSHQLRVHMQSLGHSIIGDEFYDPEYSSADERLLLHAYRLEFRHPFTGAWVAFVAPIPF; encoded by the coding sequence GTGATCGACGACCCTTCCTTATTGGAGATACTGTACGAAGATGACTGGTTCGCCGTCATCAACAAACCAGCAAACTGCTTGTCTGTGCCCGGTCGTGGCCCAGACAAGCAAGACTCCATCCTCCATCGAGCTGAGCAAACCTTCGGCCAAGCCTTTGCCATTCATCGCTTAGACGAAGCCACCTCTGGCTTAATCTTGGTGGCCAAAACCCACGACTGCCAAAAGCGCATGTACGCCCATTTTCGTGAGCGAGAAGTGAAAAAAGAATACCGCGCCCTGCTGCGTGGTCGCCTCCAAGGCGAACACGGTGAAGTGCGCAAACCCCTTCGCTGTGACTGGCCGAACCGCCCTAGACAAATCGTCTGCACCGACCAATGGAGCAAAGACGCCATCACCTTCTGGCAAGTACTCGACTACCAAGACAACACCACCCGCGTGCGACTCACCCCATACACAGGCCGCTCGCACCAACTGCGCGTCCACATGCAAAGCCTAGGGCATAGCATCATAGGCGACGAATTCTACGATCCAGAATATTCCAGCGCGGATGAAAGATTGCTGCTGCACGCCTATCGATTGGAGTTTCGTCATCCTTTTACTGGGGCATGGGTGGCGTTTGTGGCACCAATTCCTTTTTAG
- a CDS encoding nuclear transport factor 2 family protein: MTPKEVVILFWEAMESNDFAKASQWLSEDFEGFWPQSSELIVGRENFTAINHYYPASGKWLFDINSIVCEENTVVTDVSITDGEVKARAITFHTVENDLIRKQVEFWPEDYPAPEWRSKWIKKV, encoded by the coding sequence ATGACGCCAAAAGAGGTAGTGATTTTATTTTGGGAAGCAATGGAGTCCAATGATTTTGCCAAAGCTAGTCAATGGCTTTCCGAAGATTTTGAAGGGTTTTGGCCTCAGAGTTCGGAGCTTATTGTTGGACGTGAAAATTTCACAGCAATAAACCATTATTATCCTGCAAGCGGTAAATGGTTATTTGACATCAATTCTATTGTTTGTGAGGAAAATACGGTTGTAACGGATGTATCAATAACTGATGGTGAAGTCAAAGCAAGAGCAATTACATTTCATACCGTAGAAAATGATCTAATCAGGAAACAAGTAGAATTTTGGCCAGAAGATTATCCAGCACCGGAGTGGCGCTCGAAATGGATCAAAAAGGTCTAG
- a CDS encoding cation diffusion facilitator family transporter, with amino-acid sequence MTKLKQEQQIAKKVTLVGAIWDALLGLAKILAGHFSHSNALLADGIHSLSDLVTDIFVYFTSANARRGPDENHPYGHLRFETLTTVALGFILMLVAIGIAFDAFASEGQNAQFTWYGLAAILITIVVKEGIFHYTKLAGEKIQSKMLIANAWHSRSDALSSVAVLAGLVGIYLGIPWADLAAAVVVALLIAKMAIGMIWENLAELVDTAPDPKLMAQIKDTANSLKHVMAPHDMRARSMAGKIYLDMHIHVPSHATVSEGHYLGDLVAYTIKQAHPQVADVMVHIDTDDSIQTDSFREEKGKPPQLKLPARQQILADLGYLLREHKAYINLENTRLHYLNKQLEMEIIAQAEQLPVEQQAAASQQILFILNQVSYLHQASVHWVHNA; translated from the coding sequence ATGACAAAACTCAAGCAAGAACAACAGATAGCCAAAAAAGTCACCTTGGTCGGTGCTATTTGGGATGCCCTGTTGGGCCTTGCCAAAATTCTTGCGGGTCATTTTTCTCACTCCAATGCTCTGCTGGCCGATGGCATTCATTCCTTGTCTGATCTGGTCACAGACATCTTTGTCTACTTCACTTCTGCCAATGCCCGCCGTGGGCCAGACGAAAATCATCCTTATGGGCATTTACGCTTTGAAACCCTTACCACAGTCGCATTAGGCTTCATCTTGATGTTAGTCGCAATTGGCATTGCCTTTGACGCCTTTGCTAGTGAAGGGCAAAACGCCCAATTTACTTGGTACGGTTTGGCCGCCATCCTCATCACCATAGTGGTTAAAGAAGGCATCTTTCATTACACCAAACTGGCAGGTGAAAAGATTCAGAGCAAGATGCTGATCGCCAATGCCTGGCACAGTCGCAGTGATGCTTTGTCGTCCGTGGCGGTATTGGCGGGTTTAGTGGGTATTTATCTGGGCATTCCTTGGGCCGATCTCGCCGCCGCAGTGGTTGTGGCCTTGCTGATTGCCAAAATGGCCATTGGCATGATCTGGGAAAACCTTGCTGAATTGGTGGATACCGCACCCGATCCAAAGCTGATGGCGCAAATAAAAGACACGGCGAATAGTCTAAAACACGTCATGGCACCACACGATATGCGCGCCCGTTCCATGGCAGGCAAAATCTATCTCGATATGCACATTCATGTGCCCAGCCACGCCACGGTAAGTGAAGGTCATTACCTTGGGGATTTGGTCGCCTACACTATCAAGCAAGCCCACCCACAAGTGGCCGATGTGATGGTTCATATTGATACCGACGACAGCATTCAAACCGACAGTTTCCGTGAGGAAAAAGGCAAACCACCGCAACTAAAACTGCCCGCTCGTCAGCAAATTTTGGCCGACTTAGGTTACTTATTAAGAGAGCACAAGGCTTACATAAACCTAGAGAATACCCGCTTGCATTATCTTAACAAGCAATTGGAAATGGAAATCATAGCACAAGCCGAGCAACTGCCGGTGGAGCAACAAGCGGCCGCCAGCCAGCAAATACTCTTCATTTTGAATCAAGTAAGCTATCTGCATCAGGCCAGTGTGCACTGGGTACACAACGCCTAA
- the rmuC gene encoding DNA recombination protein RmuC produces MIDWLGQSIWALSGFFTATLLVSLVALLIVQAMRRKWQQEQAKILQQNEELQRLLSQSKDQLHYLEKEAITLEQQFAAAQQVWQEKEAFYREQKKQNEVEFKQLAHEIMAQQGRHLAQENERQLGSLLTPLGSQIQKFQERVEKSYQEEARERFSLAKEIKNLQQLNQKISDDAVNLTHALKGQNKLQGGWGEVILERILERSGLEKGREYQVQASYQTEDGRRLQPDVVIHLPDNKQIVVDSKMVLVSYLAYMETQTEEDKSRALKQHLEAVRRHMKELSAKSYHDLPDVSSLDFVLLFIPIEAAFGLALQADNGLFSEAFEHNIIIVGPSNLLATLRTVQNIWRNEKQSQNAIEIARQAGAMYDKFAGFVQDMDDIGSKLEAVNRSHDAALKKLTTGRGNLLSRAEKLKQMGAKTSKSLPDGHLNQALEDQTD; encoded by the coding sequence ATGATTGATTGGCTTGGGCAATCCATTTGGGCGCTTTCTGGTTTTTTTACCGCGACCCTGTTGGTGTCTCTTGTTGCCTTGCTTATTGTACAGGCTATGCGTCGCAAGTGGCAGCAGGAGCAGGCAAAAATTCTGCAACAAAATGAAGAATTACAACGACTTTTGTCCCAGTCGAAGGATCAATTACATTATTTAGAGAAAGAAGCCATCACCTTAGAGCAGCAATTTGCAGCGGCACAACAAGTGTGGCAAGAAAAAGAAGCCTTTTATCGCGAACAAAAAAAGCAAAATGAGGTGGAATTTAAACAGCTTGCCCATGAAATTATGGCGCAACAAGGTCGTCATTTGGCGCAAGAGAACGAGCGTCAATTAGGTTCTTTGTTAACCCCACTGGGCAGTCAGATTCAAAAATTTCAAGAACGGGTGGAAAAGAGTTATCAAGAAGAAGCCCGCGAGCGTTTCTCCTTGGCGAAAGAAATCAAAAATCTACAACAACTCAATCAAAAAATCAGTGACGATGCGGTCAACCTTACCCACGCTCTAAAAGGGCAGAATAAGCTACAAGGCGGTTGGGGAGAGGTGATTTTGGAGCGAATTTTAGAGCGCTCAGGCTTAGAAAAGGGCCGTGAATATCAAGTGCAGGCGTCTTATCAGACCGAGGACGGTCGTCGCTTGCAGCCAGATGTGGTGATTCATCTGCCAGACAATAAACAAATTGTGGTGGATTCGAAAATGGTCTTGGTAAGCTATCTGGCTTACATGGAAACGCAAACAGAGGAAGATAAGAGCCGTGCTTTGAAGCAGCATTTGGAAGCGGTAAGACGCCACATGAAGGAGCTGAGTGCCAAGTCTTATCATGACCTACCGGACGTGTCGTCATTAGATTTTGTGTTGCTCTTTATTCCCATTGAGGCGGCGTTTGGTTTGGCGTTACAAGCGGACAATGGTTTGTTCAGTGAAGCCTTTGAACACAATATCATCATTGTTGGGCCATCGAATTTATTAGCGACATTGCGCACGGTGCAAAACATTTGGCGCAATGAAAAACAAAGTCAAAATGCCATTGAGATCGCCCGTCAAGCGGGAGCCATGTACGATAAATTTGCGGGCTTTGTGCAAGACATGGATGACATTGGCAGCAAGCTAGAGGCGGTGAATCGCAGTCACGATGCGGCGTTGAAAAAGCTGACGACGGGGCGAGGCAATTTGTTGTCTCGTGCCGAGAAGCTGAAACAGATGGGTGCTAAAACCAGTAAAAGTTTACCGGATGGTCATCTTAATCAGGCTTTGGAAGATCAAACGGATTGA
- a CDS encoding type II toxin-antitoxin system RelE/ParE family toxin, which yields MIVWEKSSLNDREAIFEFLYEFNPLAAEKTDAIIEKKIENLNQQPLMGVEREGIPGRLLIIPEVSMIVSYFIKDETLHILRVLHQKQKFPESN from the coding sequence ATGATCGTTTGGGAAAAAAGTTCGCTGAACGATCGTGAGGCTATTTTCGAATTCTTGTACGAATTTAACCCATTAGCAGCAGAAAAAACGGACGCAATAATTGAGAAAAAAATCGAAAACTTGAATCAACAACCTCTAATGGGCGTTGAGAGAGAAGGTATACCGGGAAGATTATTAATTATTCCTGAAGTCTCAATGATAGTTTCCTATTTCATAAAAGACGAAACCCTTCACATTCTCCGAGTCTTACACCAAAAGCAAAAATTCCCTGAAAGCAACTAA
- a CDS encoding DUF3144 domain-containing protein, whose product MQEVDEEFYDRADTHIHLSNDQINEKVGMGKVSASNMYATARFNAWVSACGWQSGQEMAEAKEETLEYFVAEYRKMLEDNLNDYIDNFESYMQVNKNA is encoded by the coding sequence ATGCAAGAAGTAGACGAAGAGTTTTACGATCGAGCTGATACACATATTCACTTATCTAATGATCAAATAAATGAAAAAGTTGGCATGGGTAAAGTGAGCGCATCAAATATGTATGCTACTGCCAGGTTTAATGCCTGGGTTAGTGCCTGCGGTTGGCAATCAGGCCAAGAAATGGCCGAAGCCAAGGAAGAAACTCTCGAATATTTCGTCGCCGAGTACCGAAAGATGCTCGAAGATAATCTTAACGACTATATCGATAATTTCGAGTCCTATATGCAGGTAAACAAAAATGCATAA
- a CDS encoding DUF2867 domain-containing protein — MVSEIDFPVETKINGKELNSYYRDSFKVQVNKVDLEAKNVYHSIFGFLPKPIQLALSLRNSIVKYIGFSASNTEMSLPLEDIESGKKAGFLIIESVEPDEVVCGAYEPNMDMWLSVLKLSERDFAVSTLVNLKTKTSKIYMVFIKPFHKLVAKYCIKQALKAGRI, encoded by the coding sequence ATGGTTTCAGAAATAGATTTCCCAGTAGAAACGAAGATTAATGGTAAAGAATTAAACTCATATTACCGAGATTCATTTAAAGTACAGGTTAATAAAGTCGACCTAGAAGCGAAAAATGTATATCACAGCATATTTGGTTTTTTGCCAAAACCAATTCAGCTAGCATTATCGTTACGTAATTCAATTGTTAAATACATTGGCTTTTCTGCTAGCAATACTGAAATGAGTTTGCCTCTAGAAGATATAGAATCAGGTAAAAAAGCAGGTTTTCTCATTATTGAGTCTGTCGAACCTGATGAAGTTGTTTGTGGCGCTTATGAGCCTAATATGGATATGTGGTTATCAGTTTTAAAATTGTCAGAGCGCGATTTTGCCGTTTCCACTTTAGTAAATTTAAAAACTAAAACTAGCAAGATATATATGGTGTTTATAAAACCATTTCATAAATTGGTTGCTAAATATTGTATTAAACAAGCGCTCAAAGCAGGTCGCATATAA